The DNA window CAACTACTATTTCTTCAGGAAGTGTTAAACTCCCACTTTGTTGGGTTTGCATAAATGCATTGCAATTTTGCAGAACCATTTCTTTCAATTCAGTACAATTATTAACTAACCCTTCTCTTTCTGCTTCCCTGTAATCAAGAGTGATAATTACCTTTCTTGGAGCAAAATGTTTTACGAGATAAAGAAGTTCATCTCCAGTATTTTTAATAACGTTTCCAATACCCTTTGCATTGACAATAGGGTAATTAAAATAGCCATGTATTTTTGCTACAATTGAAGGTATGGATTCATATTCACAATGCCCCTCAACAATAAATCCTAATTCTACTGCCATAATTAAAAACTTATAGGGACGCCTTTTAATAAACCTCTAGTCCATAGATCTCCTATTTCTCCCATTGATATATTTGGGTTTGATATTACCTTGTCTAGCGTATTGTATCGAGTGCCATTTTCATCACGTTCAGTGATTAATAGCTCATTTTGAAGAATACACTCCAATACTTGTTGTGAATGAGTTGTAATAACAACTTGAATGTCTTTTAAACTTATTGTTTCCTTTATATGACTCATTAAGTCTTTTACTGCCCAAGGGTGTAGTCTATGTTCGGGCTCTTCAATTAATATTGTTGAACCTTGTCTATGAGATTCTAAGCAAAGTAAAATAGCAAGTGCTCTCAAAGTACCATCTGAAGCTTCCCAAGATTCAATGGCTCTTCCATTAAATATTTCTTCGAATAGAAGATATTCTTTCCCAGCTCTTAAACTTTCGGAGCGCACTTGAGAAAAATACGGAGAAATATTTGACATTGTACTAGTTATTCTTTCCCATGCTTCTTTATCTTCCTTCGCGAAAGTTTTTACTACAGATGGTATATTATCCCCAGTAACCGAAACTTGTCTTGAGTTTGAAATTATTTGTTCTTGCCTTAGCTCATTAATGAAAAGGTCATATCTTGAAATTGATTCAAGCTCCGAAACTAGTTTGCGCAAATGTGGACTTATTCCGAATAAAATTCTATTGAGGGAAATTATTGGTAAATCCTCACTTTTTTCACCAGGGCGAACAGCACTTAATAGTGAGTTTATGGTTTTTTCTAATTCCTTAACTTCTGGTAACTTTTTGTCTTTACGTGATTCGAAAAAACGTTTAATACCTAACCAGTTTAAAAGAAGAGACGAATGCTCAGAATCTAATTTGACATTTGTAGTAAAATTTAATTTATTTAGTTTTATTCTTGATATCTTAAAAGATGATTGTTGGAATAAATTTAGATCAGGTAATTCAAGGTCAATTTTAATCTTATTTTCTTTGTCATCCCATTTTTTATCAAGAAAATAAGAAAGTAATAGAATTGATTTTATCTCTAAAGACTCTCTTTTTATTTTTATTTTTCCAGTTCTGCTTTGTTCAATTCCTAATTCATATTTTGCGGTTAGTTTTCCAAACTCTTTTGGCCAATTTTCAGGTTCATCAAGATTAATGTTGAAATTAAAATATATCTCCAATCCATTTAGATTCTTGATTTGTTTGGGTAATATTTCATTAAATCCACCTCTTTTGTATACAGCGTCATGAATGCCATATTGAGCAATGTCAGAAATAAAATCTAGTGCTTTAACAAGGTTGCTTTTTCCAGTTGAGTTAGCTCCCACAATTACTGTTAGAGGCTCAAGATGCACTTTGCCACCTTGGATACTTCTAAAGTTCAATATTTCTAAATCTGTTATCATATGTTTTTATTGTTTAATGTGGCATAACGGCCATGTACTTGTGAAGTGCCGTCACGCTTGCGCATAAGCTAAATGTAAAAAATATTTTTTTCTTTAAAATCCAAAAGTTAAAATTTCTGCTAATTGGTGGCATGATTGCAAGTACATTGGTAGATTTAGGCTATTTTACTCCTGGCATAACTATTCCATGTATTTTCCTATACTTATCAAATGCATATTTGTCCGTCATCCCAGAAATAAAATCTAAAATTTTTAAATACCTATTATAAATTTCAATAGGTCTGATTATCCCATCTTCGATTTCTGAATTAGGTCGATATTCTCCCGGTAAAAGTGATTCGATTTTTTTCTCTTCAGCATTTTTTATATCTCCACAACTTACACAAATTTTTGCAGTGCGTGCAAATGACTCAATTAAGCCTTTTAATATTGTAAATCCTGCTGCTTCTGATTCCAAAACTGGAACATAATTATATACTTTTTCTTTGATTAAGTCTTTCATATATTTTAAAGCATCTGTAACTATTTTATTTTCTATACAATCAATTAAGCTTTTAGTAAAATTTCCTGACATAATTGAATTATAATTATTTTTAAAGACTTCATAACATAAGTGAGTCAAAACATTAATTACCGATGATCTTAAATAAGACAATTCTGACTTATGATCTCCATCTTTACATAGTAAATTTAAATGTTCCTCCGAAAACCTAGTATCTATTTTGGCAATTTTAAGTAATACTTCTCTCGGTGTTATTTTATTGTAATTTTCATGATAGTGAATTATATCTAATCTGCATCCATCTTCAAAATCAATCATTTGATAGGCTATATCATCAGCTGCTTCCATCAGATAAGATAAAGGATGTCTACTAAAAGCTAAGTCTTTTGGATTTTTACTAATTTTCACTAAGCCTAATTCTTCTGCAATAGCACTAAAAATTTCTTTGTCGGCTTGAAAAAATCCATATTTAGCTAGTTGCTTAGGGGCTTCTTTTCTATCGTAAGAATAATCCAGATCTTCTTCTATAAAAGACTCTCTTGGATATTTGCTAAAAGCTCCAATAAGTGCATAAGTTGGATTTATTCCTTTCCCACAATTATTGGTTAAAATTCTAAAACCATTTGCATTGCCTTCATATCGATTTAAATCATAATAATATTTCGAATTTTCAAGAGCAATGTCAATATTTACATCCTCGCTATTGTTATAATCTAAAATCTTCCAATCATTATTTTGATGATCAAAATAGCAATATGACGGAAAATTTAAATCAACCATTCTAGGTCCGCCATCAAAAAAAATTGAAATTGAGGCCTCACCTGAATGACCAAAAGGGGGATTACCAATATCATGAGCGAAGCATGAGGCCGCAACTAGTGCTCCTAGATCACTTGAAGTAATAGATTTATCAGCTAAATCACCTTTTATCAATTCAAATACCATCTTTCCTAATGAACGTCCAATTGTCGAAACCTCTAGACTATGAGTTAGTCTAGTATGCACAAATGCAAATTCAGGGAAAGGGATTACTTGTGTTTTGTCTTGAAGCCTTCTAAATGGATAACTATAGAATATCTGGTCACAATCCCTCTCAAATTCTGATCTAGGATCTTTGAATTGTGAAGATTTATCATTTGTCAAATCGCAAAAGTCACTTATTCTTTTTGTAGATAATAATTTATTCCAATCCATTATTTTTAATTTAATAGCTTATCTCTAACGTTTTGCAGCTTTGCGTTGTGGCGGATTAGATGCACTAACCTGTCTAAACGCACACTGTTTATTAATTGCACTACTGTTCATATTCGCACTTCCCCCGCCATAACGCAAAGGTGCTGTTAGCGGTTCGGGCTTTATTACTCTACTTGATTTCAATTCCAAGAAATTTATTTACTAATTCCTCAACTCTGTCAATTGCGGTGTATGGAATTTCTAAAATTGGAATGCTGTTACTCGTAGCGTATTCCATTTTTATTTTATCCATTCTTTTTCGATAATCAAGATCTGTTTTGTGTTTTCCATAATTTACCGATTCATAATGCTGTTCACCATGAAATTCTATAAGATACTTTACCGAATCTTTTGTCACCGCAAAATCGAAAGGCAAAGGTTTTACGTGAATACAATCTTCAAATGTGAATTGCGTAATGTAACTCAAATTTAATTTTTCCAAATGATTTATTATCCTTTGTTCGCCTTTCGGTAAATTACATTTTGGACAACCCTGACCATTTAAATGATTGGTCGGACGTTGCTCAAAAAGTCCATGAAATGGGCATTCTATTTTAATTTTGTTCGTACTGCTTTCGTAAATTACATTCTGATATCCATATTTGTTTCCATGAATTTCTCTTGCTTTTGAAACAAATTCTTCTGTCGAATATTTGGTATTATTTCCACACTTTTTACATCCGTAGCCACTCAAGTGTTCAGAAGGGATTTGTTCAAAATCGCCATGAACAGGGCAAGTTATGACAATCTTAGTTTTGACATTTACGAATTTAGATTTCTCATAATTGAATTTATTGGCATGAACTATTTTCGCTTTTTCTATAAAACTATTGAGTGAATGATTACTATTTCCTGCACATATGCGACAACCTTGTCCTTGCAAATGCTTCATAGGTGTTTGAGTAAAATCGCCATGCTCATTACAAGTAATTGTAACTTTTGTAGAATTATTTACATAATGAACTTTAGAATAATTGTACTTACCTAGATGCACGTCACTCGCTTTTGCAATAAAGGAATTGGTGTTTAGTTTTTTTGTCCCTCCACATTCTGAACATCCATAACCTTGTAGATGCATATTCGGTGATTGTTCAAAGTCGCCATGCGTTTTGCATGTTATTATCACTGGCGATTTACTATTTTTATAAATAACGCTACCATAACTGTATCTTCCGTCATGTTTAGTTGTCGCCTTTTCAATGAATTCGGACTGAGTCATAACAAGCTTTTTGCTCGTATTTATTTTTCCGCACTTTGAGCAACCTTTTCCGTTTAAATGAGAGTCTGGCGTTTGCATGAAGTCGCCATGTATCGGGCAGGTGATAATTACTTTCGTTCTATTATTGGAATAATCTACCTTTTCGTATGAAAATTTGTTTTCATGTTTCAGTCTAGCTTTCGTTATGAAACTTGCAGTGTCCGATTTTGTAGTTCCACCGCATGATGGACAACCTTGTCCGCTTATGTGAGAATTCGGTTTTTGAAAAAATCGTCCATGAATGGGACAGGTAATTTCCACTCCTTCTTTTAAGGCATAAACATATTTGATTGACGAATAGTCATACTTGCCTTGATGTACTTCAGTGGCTTTCCTAATAAATTCGTCAACTGTTAATCGTTTCATAGTTTATGTCTGTCAATGATTGTGTTCGAGGTCGTCTTAGCCTGACCGCTAACGGATTGCAGCTACAAGAAGTTGGCGATTTCGGAGATGAAAACTGTCTGCCAGCACTGAACTTGATACGAAGCACAAAGCTTCATTTAACCACTGAACCGCCAATTTCTTGTAGGTGCTGTTATGGGCTGCCTTGTTGTCTATCATGTTGTCCATTCAATTACATAAAGTGTGTTCGATACTTTCTCAGCAAACTCTTTATCAATATTTTCATAGTGGAAAAAGCCCTTCTCAATTATTTCCTGCTTGTCCGTCAGCCAAACGACCAGTTTGTCAATAGAACCTTTGTCAACCTCTTTACACTGATTGCTTTTGTTGGTCAAGTCATGATAATAGTTGTCAAGTAAGTCAATTAAGTTTTTGAAACTGTTGTCGTCAAAAGCTATTACCCACCTGTCAAGTAATTGGTCTATGTCGCCAAGCAACTTGTAAATTTCTATAAAAGCCTCTTTGTCGAAATAGCTTTTGTTCTTCGTCATGTCTGTCCACCATGCAAGTAAAAAGTCTTTGATTACTCTTTGCTCTTCTGTCGCCCAAGTTGTCCATTTACCATAGTCAAGTTTACCTAAAACAACAAAGGTGTCAACGATAAAGTCAGTTGTTGAAAGTAACTCAAATATCCGTGGCAAGTAGTGCTTGAAGTCGTCCGTGTCGCCCCAGGTTGTCATTGCCTTAAAAGCATACCTCGAAAGGTCGTCACCATCTAAATGTCGAAGTTGCTTAGTGTGAATTTTTTCTTTGTCTGTGTCAGAAACGCAGCAAGGGCAGCCGACCATTGTCGAACTGAATGGATAGCGTGAGAAGGTCGTGTAAAGTCCCTCAATTGATGTTTTTAATTCTTCTGTCACTGTTTGAACGGTCGTTGTTTAAGGTTGCCCATAACTTCTTTTATGAACACTAAAAGTGCACATATTTAACAATTTATTGAAAGCTATGTCCACTTCCAGCCCAAAATCTATTTTTAATACGACCTTCATAATTACATTAACACTTTTTTGTTCCAATTTCCCATTTTGATACATTCAAGTTTTAAGAACCTTTGTATATTCTAAGTTATTGAAATGTCCATAGGATACAAGAATTTGTCTTAATTCACAATCTTTATTGAGCACTCTCCATTTTTTCATCATAAGTGGATTCAGGTTAAAAAAATCATCGTGTTTCGTGTGGGCAGTACAGCAAAAATAGCGTCGGTATACTTCAGGTCAGCAAAATACAAAAATTTCACATTGTTAATAAATTTTTAAAGATATTTTTTTGAGGTTTTTTTTTGGATTCAGGCTGGTTTTGGCTTGGGTTGTTTTTCTTGCCATCAGGGCAAGTCTTAAATTTCACCCCCACAAAAACCTTGTATAAATACTTTTCATATATTTGTTCATCTTTAACCTAACCAAAATCAAAGAATGAAACTCCTCCATTCCTTTGTCTTTTTACTGTTCATCGGACTGACCGCCATGCAGGGTCAGGATTTCCGGCTGGTATGTCCGGGCGATGTGACCATCTCCTGCACCGAAAATTACAGCGACCTCAATAAGTGGGGCAAGGCCTATACGGACGAAAACGGGTTCATCAAGTGGCAGCACGACTGCAAGGTGGTGTACAACATCAACGACTGTGGGGTAGGGACCATCACCCGTACCTGGGGCGTTGAGAATCCCAACAACTGGCAATGGCTTACCTGTACCCAGGTCATCACCCTGAGCAACGCCAATGCATTCGGTTATCGCGACATCACTTTCCCTCAGGACATCACCATAGAGAGCTGCAATCCACAGGACAGCGTCAAGCACCTGCCAAGACCCTACGACAAGCCTACTTGGAAGACCAATAAATGCGCCCGCCCGATGGTGAATTATTCGGATGAGGTGTTCAGGGTGAACGATGGCTGCGTCAAGATCATCCGTACCTGGAAGATACTCGACTGGTGCGTGTACGACCCTTATAAAAATCCGGGCATTGGCATTTTTACCGCCCAGCAGGTCATCAAGTTGATCACCATCGATCCGGATGCTAAAATCTCCTGCCCTAAAGACACCATCGTGGTGGCCTCTCAGGACTGCAATGGGGTGTATGTGAAGATCGATCCCGCTACGGTAGTGTCCCCCTGCAAGATGCCTTTCGTCATCCACAACACTTCTAAATACGCCGACAGCACCGGCAACGATGCCAGCGGCTTTTATCCCAACGGAACCACTAAGTTTTATTACATCGCAGAATACGGTTGCGGATCAGAGATCAAGTGCGAACTGACCGTCATTGTCAAAAATACCATTCCACCGACTCCATACTGCCTCACCGGGGTGATCGTAGATCTGATGCCGGTGGATCAGGATCTGGACGGCATCGCAGAATCAGGGATGATAGAGGTCTGGGCCTCGGATCTGAACAAGGCTAGTTTTCATAAATGCCCTAAACAGAAGTTGCGCTATTCCTTCTCCAAAGATGTACTCGACCGCGCCCGGATTTTTACCTGTGCCGAACTGGGCGAAAACGAAGTGGAGATGTGGGTGACGGATTCTCTGGGCAATGCAGACCTGTGCAAGACCAAGATCATCATCCAGAACAACCTCAACGTACCGGATTGCAAGCGCAAGGACAGTCTGGGCCATGTGCGCTACGATCTGTCCATCAGCTTCTGGGACGAAACCCGCAAGCAAAAGAAAACCAATCTCAGGCTCAGCCTGGAGAACATGGTCAGCCATGTGATCACGCCTGCTGCTCAGGATCAGAATGCCTCCTACATCCTGAACGGATTGCGTAAGGACCAGGAATACGAGTTGAAATATGCATTTACCGGAACGGAGATCAAAGGCATTGACCTCTTTGACGTACAATTGCTGGAAGATCATCTGAAAGGCCGCAGGACCATTACCGATCCTTATAGATTGCTTGCTGCTGACCTTAATGCGGATGCGATCATAGACCACACGGATCTGCAGCTACTCAAAGACCTGATCGGTGGAGTCCTAAAACCTTCTTCGTTGCCGGAACCCTATAAGATGATTCCGGAAGGCTTTGGCACGAATGCCACCACCATCTTACAGGATTACAACCAACTGAAACTAAGGATTCCTGTTCACCAGGAGACCAGTATGGAGAAAAATTATCTCCTCCTCAGAACAGGCGACGTTTCCGCCTTTGGCCCTGCCCTTAAGAAAGTAAAACTTTCGGCATCGGATAAGGAATAATTAGCTTGAAAGACCTGGATGGATAACCCTGCAGAATAGCTTTCCCGGGGTGTTGCCTTATTTTTAAGTCTTGATAGGGATTAAGTAGAAATTCATCCCGGCCTTTTTCATTTCAGCTAAAACATATCCCAAACTTGTCATTAGAATTCTATTACAAGCCAAAATAGCTTTAAATGCAAGCCTCTTCTCGAAATTCGTGCTCAATGAAAAATGACTTCACCTCCGCGCGAATTTCTTGCGAGGAGTCTTGCATTTGTTGCTCTTTTGTCTTTCACTACGAACCCTAATGACAATTTTGGGCTTATTTAAAAAGCGTTAAAAACAAAATACTGTTTGAGCTCGCCTGCAGATAATCTAAATCATGTATGACAGTAACGCTTAGAGCTAATCATATAGTTATCGAAAGAGAAATTGGAATCCGGCCTTTTTCATTTTAGCTAAAACTGATTTAAAAAGCGTAAAAAACAAAATACTGTTTGAGCTCGCTGACAGATAAGCCAATAAATTTGTGACACCAAGGCCTGGAGCTATTGCTACAGCCTAAGGCGAGTTTATTTTGTTTAGCTTTTTAAAACAGTTTTAGCGTTAAGAAATGAAAACAGCCTTGATTTTTTTTGGTTCTTTTTTGTGTCAAGACAAAAAAGAACAATGACGAAAGGATAGAATTTAGTACAACTTCAGTAAATGACGGGATCTTCAAAACTGCTGTCTCCAAAATATTTGTCTTGCCCCAAAACAGATCCCGATACCTCATCAAATAGTTATCGAATGAGAAATCCAGATCGGCCTTTTTCATTTTAGCTAAAACATCTCCCAAAATTGCCATTAGAATTCTATTACAAGCCAAAATAGCTTTAAATGCAAGCCTCTTCTCGAAATTCGTGCTCAATGAAATATGACTTCACCTCCGCGCGAATTTCTTGCGAGGAGTCTTGCCTTTGTTGCTCTTTTGACTTTCACTACGAACTCTAATGACAATTGTGGGATTATTTAAAAAGCGTTCAAAACAAAATACTGTTTGAGCCCGCCTGCAGATAATCTAAAACATGTTTGACAATAAGGCCTGGAGCTCATCATACATTTATCGAATAAGAATTTGATATCGGCCTTTTTCATTTTAGCTAAAACTGATTTAAAAAGCGTTTAGAACAAAATACTGTTTGAGCTCGCCTGCAGATAATCTAAAACATGTATGACAGTAAGGCCAAGAGCTATTATTGCCGCTCAGGGCGAGTTTATTTTGTTTAGCTTTTTAAAACAGTTTTAGCGTTAAGAAATGAAAACAGCCTTGATTTTTTTTGGTTCTTTTTTGTGTCAAGACAAAAAAGAACAATGACGATAGGATAGAATTTAGTACAACTTCAGTAAATGACAGGATCTTCAAAATTGCTGTCTCCCCAAATTTTTCGCTTGACCCTAAAAATAGATTCCAATACCACATCATATAGTTATCGAATGACAAATTCAGCCCGGCCTTTTTCATTTTAGCTAAAACACATCCCAAACTTGTCATTAGAATTCTATTACAAGCCAAAATAGCTTAAAATGCAAGCCTCTTCTCGAAATTCGTGCTCAATGAAATATAACTTCACCTCCGCGCGAATTTCTTGCGAGGAGTCTTGCCTTTGTTGCTCTTTTGTCTTTCACTACGAACTCTAATGACAATTTTGGGCTTATTTAAAAAGCGTTTAGAACAAAATACTGTTTGAGCTCGCACGCAGGTAATCTAAAACATGTATGACAATAAGGCCTAGAGCTATCATTGCTGCTCCAGGCGAGTTTATTTTGTTTAGCTTTTCAAAACATTTTTAGCGTTAAGAAATGAAACCAGCCTTGATTTTTTTTGGTTCTTTTTTGTGTCAAGACAAAAAAGAACAAGGACGAAAGGCTGGATTTTAGTACAACTTCAGTGAATGACGGGATCTTCAAAACTGCTGTTTCCAAAATATTTGTCTTGACCCTTATTCTTTACTGCGAATGATCTCCAATACCTTCTCCAATTGCTGGCTGCGATCCAGCTGACTGTTGTCTATCACAATGGCGTCTTCTGCCTGTCGAAGAGGGCTGTCCTCGCGGGTGGAATCTATCAGATCGCGGTGCTGCAGGTTGTTCAGGACAGTCTCCAGATCGGAACGGATGCCTTTGGATTGCAGCTCGAGCAATCTTCGCTGGGCACGAATTTTTGGATCGGCGGTGATGAAAAATTTAAACTGTGCTTGCGGGAAAACCACCGTGCCGATGTCGCGGCCATCCATGACCAGTGATTTTTGTTCGCCAAAG is part of the Candidatus Vicinibacter affinis genome and encodes:
- a CDS encoding AAA family ATPase, which codes for MITDLEILNFRSIQGGKVHLEPLTVIVGANSTGKSNLVKALDFISDIAQYGIHDAVYKRGGFNEILPKQIKNLNGLEIYFNFNINLDEPENWPKEFGKLTAKYELGIEQSRTGKIKIKRESLEIKSILLLSYFLDKKWDDKENKIKIDLELPDLNLFQQSSFKISRIKLNKLNFTTNVKLDSEHSSLLLNWLGIKRFFESRKDKKLPEVKELEKTINSLLSAVRPGEKSEDLPIISLNRILFGISPHLRKLVSELESISRYDLFINELRQEQIISNSRQVSVTGDNIPSVVKTFAKEDKEAWERITSTMSNISPYFSQVRSESLRAGKEYLLFEEIFNGRAIESWEASDGTLRALAILLCLESHRQGSTILIEEPEHRLHPWAVKDLMSHIKETISLKDIQVVITTHSQQVLECILQNELLITERDENGTRYNTLDKVISNPNISMGEIGDLWTRGLLKGVPISF
- a CDS encoding DUF4276 family protein; the encoded protein is MAVELGFIVEGHCEYESIPSIVAKIHGYFNYPIVNAKGIGNVIKNTGDELLYLVKHFAPRKVIITLDYREAEREGLVNNCTELKEMVLQNCNAFMQTQQSGSLTLPEEIVVVIADKTYESWICADYENLKNNDLFDSDKITETYQNVDAEIPNPCIWLQSKLKKKIDMKSRANRKKVSQTLRPEIAALKSRSFRKFHKEVTNINVT
- the dgt gene encoding dNTP triphosphohydrolase, with the translated sequence MDWNKLLSTKRISDFCDLTNDKSSQFKDPRSEFERDCDQIFYSYPFRRLQDKTQVIPFPEFAFVHTRLTHSLEVSTIGRSLGKMVFELIKGDLADKSITSSDLGALVAASCFAHDIGNPPFGHSGEASISIFFDGGPRMVDLNFPSYCYFDHQNNDWKILDYNNSEDVNIDIALENSKYYYDLNRYEGNANGFRILTNNCGKGINPTYALIGAFSKYPRESFIEEDLDYSYDRKEAPKQLAKYGFFQADKEIFSAIAEELGLVKISKNPKDLAFSRHPLSYLMEAADDIAYQMIDFEDGCRLDIIHYHENYNKITPREVLLKIAKIDTRFSEEHLNLLCKDGDHKSELSYLRSSVINVLTHLCYEVFKNNYNSIMSGNFTKSLIDCIENKIVTDALKYMKDLIKEKVYNYVPVLESEAAGFTILKGLIESFARTAKICVSCGDIKNAEEKKIESLLPGEYRPNSEIEDGIIRPIEIYNRYLKILDFISGMTDKYAFDKYRKIHGIVMPGVK